A region from the Benincasa hispida cultivar B227 chromosome 12, ASM972705v1, whole genome shotgun sequence genome encodes:
- the LOC120068091 gene encoding NAC domain-containing protein 12-like has protein sequence MAEQDMTLSVNGHSQVPPGFRFHPTEEELLHYYLRKKVAFQKIDLDVIRDVDLNKLEPWDIQEKCKIGSTPQNDWYFFSHKDKKYPTGTRTNRATAAGFWKATGRDKIIYTGSKRIGLRKTLVFYKGRAPHGQKSDWIMHEYRLDDSDRDINICNSIGESQLAEDGWVVCRVFKKKNYQKSIDSPKTSPTSMDSEVHLLNSNNDGVLDQILQYMGRTCKLEMESFSNIDNNNNSSSRLILNPNNNNNTEDQQQPIDKSFMHLPRLDSPTTIPSIISLHQLETTSFDHIIFNHEMLSVSETTTEPSPRPIVKLDNWVAFDRLVASQLNGHDERAMEDDEDEQQHHQQQHHHHMQVSSRGLGYGHENDIWGFTKSSSSSSLDPLSHLSV, from the exons ATGGCGGAACAAGATATGACTCTATCCGTCAATGGCCACTCGCAAGTTCCTCCAGGCTTCCGTTTCCATCCCACTGAAGAAGAGCTTCTACATTATTACCTTAGGAAGAAAGTTGCCTTCCAAAAGATTGATCTTGATGTCATTCGTGATGTTGATCTCAACAAGCTTGAACCTTGGGATattcaag AGAAATGCAAGATTGGATCCACCCCACAAAATGATTGGTACTTCTTTAGCCATAAAGACAAGAAGTATCCGACTGGAACTCGCACGAATCGTGCTACGGCTGCTGGATTTTGGAAGGCCACCGGTCGAGATAAGATCATTTATACTGGATCCAAAAGAATTGGGTTGAGAAAAACTCTAGTATTTTACAAAGGAAGAGCCCCTCATGGCCAAAAATCTGATTGGATCATGCATGAATATCGCCTCGACGACAGTGATCGCGATATCAAT ATTTGTAACTCGATCGGTGAGTCACAACTAGCAGAAGATGGATGGGTCGTGTGTCGCGTTTTCAAAAAGAAGAACTACCAAAAGAGCATAGATAGCCCAAAGACCTCCCCAACCTCCATGGATTCCGAGGTTCACTTACTAAACTCAAACAATGATGGTGTTTTGGATCAAATACTTCAATACATGGGAAGAACATGCAAGCTAGAAATGGAGTCATTTTCCAATAtagacaacaacaacaactcatCTTCAAGATTAATCCTCAACCCAAACAACAATAACAACACAGAAGATCAACAACAACCAATTGACAAATCATTCATGCATCTTCCAAGGCTAGACAGCCCCACAACAATCCCTTCAATAATCTCCCTCCACCAACTCGAAACAACGTCGTTCGATCACATCATCTTCAACCACGAGATGCTTTCAGTTTCAGAGACAACAACAGAGCCATCGCCTCGACCCATCGTCAAGCTCGACAATTGGGTCGCCTTTGATCGACTTGTCGCTTCCCAACTGAACGGCCACGATGAAAGAGCCATGGAAGACGATGAAGATGAACAACAACATCATCAACAACAACACCATCATCATATGCAAGTTTCAAGCCGAGGATTGGGATATGGTCATGAGAATGATATTTGGGGCTTCACTAAGTCATCGTCTTCCTCATCATTAGACCCACTATCCCATTTGTCGGTTTAG